One halophilic archaeon DL31 genomic region harbors:
- a CDS encoding hypothetical protein (KEGG: hla:Hlac_2764 hypothetical protein) — protein sequence MRGGDENTSDSLSGAPIDFDRLDAIRDRFAAGDRFSRIDDQPAFAPDRLVCVYDQRFYPKRVRAARLEVVWFENGDFSLHYHEEHDTSEFDHRWDRHPSGHNTRDHVHPGPDAPTPGDDSPHPIDWRDVLSMVLSEIEERQRAFWEE from the coding sequence ATGAGAGGCGGCGACGAGAACACGTCTGACTCGCTTAGCGGTGCGCCGATTGATTTCGACCGACTCGATGCCATTCGAGATCGATTCGCCGCTGGTGACCGTTTCAGCCGAATCGATGATCAGCCGGCATTTGCCCCGGACCGTCTGGTGTGCGTGTACGATCAGCGGTTCTACCCGAAACGCGTTCGTGCTGCTCGCTTGGAGGTCGTCTGGTTCGAAAACGGGGACTTCTCGCTTCACTACCACGAAGAACACGACACCAGCGAGTTCGATCATCGATGGGATAGACATCCATCAGGCCACAACACCCGTGATCATGTCCATCCAGGTCCTGATGCGCCGACGCCAGGTGACGACTCGCCACACCCAATTGACTGGCGGGATGTCCTATCGATGGTACTCTCCGAAATCGAAGAACGCCAGCGTGCCTTCTGGGAGGAGTAG